The following nucleotide sequence is from Roseivirga sp. BDSF3-8.
GGATCTGCCCAGGCCAGAGTAACCTATAAAGATGAAGTATGGGTAGCCAGTGGCGATTATAAAACAGAAGATGACGGTTTTTGCACCCCCTTTGAGCCTGTAGGCTGTCATACCTTTATCACAGAATCAACTTTTGGGTTACCCATTTATAAATGGGAAAAACAGGCAGACATATTCAAAGAAGTGAATCAATGGTGGCAAAAAAATAAGAGCGAAGGAAAAGCATCTATTCTCTGCGGCTATGCATTAGGAAAAGCTCAACGAATGCTTACCAATATAGACCCCTCTATCGGAAAAATCTTTGTACACGGGGCTATTCACAATACTAATGAAGCTCTTTTACAAGCGGGTTTAAAGCTCCCCGACACGGAAAGAGTCACCGCAGATACTAATAAGAAAGAGTTTCCCGGAAGCCTCATAGTGGCTCCACCCTCAGCCCTTGGCTCCTCCTGGATAAGAAAATTCCGTCCTTATAGCTCAGCCATAGGCAGCGGATGGATGAATTTACGCGGAGCCAAACGCAGAAGGGCTGTAGACCGGGGATTTATACTAAGTGACCATGCAGACTGGAATGGACTGAACGAAGCAGTAAAAGCCACGGGGGCTCAAAAAGTATTTGTCACTCATGGCTATACAGCAGCATTCAGTTTTTGGCTAAAGGGTAAAGGTATTGATGCTGAGGAGGTAAAAACTCAATATGAGGGTGAACTCTCAGAAATTAATGAAGGTAGTTCATCACAAAATACCGAAAAGGAACTGAATGA
It contains:
- a CDS encoding ligase-associated DNA damage response exonuclease, producing MSRKPLLVFTDKGIYCPQGKFFIDPWKPVNRAIITHAHSDHARWGSKYYLSHLHSIPVLKHRLGHDITCEGIDYGEPRMINGVQVTFFPAGHIPGSAQARVTYKDEVWVASGDYKTEDDGFCTPFEPVGCHTFITESTFGLPIYKWEKQADIFKEVNQWWQKNKSEGKASILCGYALGKAQRMLTNIDPSIGKIFVHGAIHNTNEALLQAGLKLPDTERVTADTNKKEFPGSLIVAPPSALGSSWIRKFRPYSSAIGSGWMNLRGAKRRRAVDRGFILSDHADWNGLNEAVKATGAQKVFVTHGYTAAFSFWLKGKGIDAEEVKTQYEGELSEINEGSSSQNTEKELNEA